A single genomic interval of Bacteroidota bacterium harbors:
- a CDS encoding IS1182 family transposase: MKFILGKDRNQISFFCLEEQIEHNHEIRLIELFVNSINLADAGFKLDFIENGRPAYHPGDLLKLFLYGYLNRIRSSRQLEKECTRNLEVMWLMRGLVPDHNTIANFRKDNPKAIKNVFRSTVRLAQHFQLIGGKLLAGDGTKLRAQNSKKNNFNEKKIERHIAYIDNKLDEYNSILASEDKDLSEEKKQEINGKINKHQQHKKQYQDFQKQLDATGEVQISTSDPESRQMIVRNNITEVAYNIQSTVDAKLNIPINYEVTNENDSKAMGSMLQQAVEVLGNNEFTAVFDKGYHTGSEFKKADGLGVDVVVAIPDISSSSMAPDPSYNVANFVFNEEENVYICPQGNALSTNGKWYKKDRNYEGRKKQPPILVQHYKTTACKTCPLINSCTKNTRGRGRVIERTEFAPYIEKNKLRMEQAGELYRKRQAIVEHPFGIIKRQWDFYYVMTKQGISRASADVGLIFTAFNLRRIFNLLDPNLLKKFLKELGFIFSIQRSQFKAFYDTFFFKKWGSSSKINLILSS, encoded by the coding sequence ATGAAATTTATACTTGGCAAGGACAGGAATCAAATCAGTTTCTTTTGTTTGGAGGAGCAAATTGAGCATAATCACGAAATCAGGTTGATTGAGTTGTTTGTAAACAGCATCAATTTAGCGGATGCAGGTTTTAAATTGGATTTTATTGAAAATGGGCGTCCCGCTTATCATCCCGGTGATTTGTTGAAGTTGTTTTTGTATGGCTATTTGAACCGCATACGCTCCTCGCGTCAGTTGGAAAAAGAATGTACACGAAACTTAGAGGTGATGTGGCTCATGAGAGGCTTGGTTCCCGATCACAACACCATTGCCAACTTCCGAAAAGACAATCCGAAAGCCATTAAAAATGTATTTCGTTCAACAGTCAGACTTGCACAGCATTTTCAGTTGATTGGCGGCAAACTATTAGCCGGTGACGGAACCAAACTCCGTGCACAAAATTCCAAGAAAAACAACTTTAACGAAAAGAAAATTGAGCGACACATTGCTTATATTGATAACAAACTCGATGAGTACAACTCCATATTAGCAAGCGAAGACAAGGATTTAAGTGAGGAGAAAAAGCAAGAAATCAACGGCAAAATCAACAAACATCAGCAGCATAAAAAACAATACCAAGATTTTCAAAAGCAATTAGACGCTACAGGCGAAGTGCAAATTTCTACTTCTGACCCTGAATCCAGACAAATGATTGTTCGCAACAACATTACAGAGGTGGCTTACAACATCCAAAGCACCGTGGATGCCAAACTCAACATTCCAATTAATTACGAAGTTACCAATGAGAATGATTCCAAAGCCATGGGAAGCATGCTCCAGCAAGCCGTTGAAGTATTAGGAAATAATGAATTTACAGCCGTTTTTGACAAAGGCTACCACACCGGAAGTGAGTTCAAAAAAGCAGATGGACTGGGCGTAGATGTGGTGGTGGCTATTCCTGATATTTCTTCTTCTTCTATGGCTCCTGACCCTTCATACAACGTGGCAAACTTTGTTTTCAATGAAGAAGAAAACGTTTACATCTGTCCGCAGGGAAACGCACTTTCTACCAATGGTAAATGGTACAAAAAAGACCGCAATTATGAAGGAAGAAAAAAGCAGCCACCGATTTTGGTTCAGCATTACAAAACAACAGCCTGCAAAACCTGTCCACTCATCAACTCCTGCACCAAAAACACAAGAGGTAGAGGTAGGGTCATCGAGAGAACAGAATTTGCACCATACATAGAAAAAAACAAACTTCGCATGGAACAAGCCGGTGAACTCTACAGAAAACGACAAGCCATTGTGGAACACCCTTTCGGGATTATCAAACGCCAGTGGGATTTTTACTATGTCATGACCAAACAAGGAATATCAAGAGCCTCTGCCGATGTAGGCTTGATTTTCACCGCCTTTAACCTACGTAGAATCTTTAATCTTCTTGACCCAAATCTGCTTAAAAAGTTCCTCAAAGAACTTGGCTTTATTTTTTCCATTCAGAGGAGTCAATTTAAGGCGTTTTACGACACTTTCTTTTTCAAAAAGTGGGGATCATCTTCTAAAATAAATCTCATTTTAAGTTCCTGA
- a CDS encoding NADH-quinone oxidoreductase subunit A, with translation MILLSVPSDYFPIAIMLVVALGFVATTLVATHLLGPKRKSKIKLDTFECGIESQENARTPFPVKYFLIAILFVLFDVEIIFMYPWAVNFLKLGMTGFITMLVFIVLLLVGFIYIVRKGALKWE, from the coding sequence ATGATTCTATTAAGCGTTCCTTCCGACTATTTCCCAATCGCTATAATGCTTGTAGTTGCATTAGGGTTCGTGGCTACAACGCTTGTTGCTACCCACCTTTTAGGACCCAAAAGAAAATCTAAAATCAAACTCGACACATTCGAATGTGGTATTGAATCACAAGAGAATGCAAGAACACCTTTTCCAGTCAAATATTTTCTGATTGCAATCTTGTTTGTGTTATTTGATGTTGAGATTATATTTATGTATCCATGGGCAGTTAATTTTCTAAAATTGGGGATGACCGGATTTATTACCATGCTGGTTTTCATTGTTTTGTTGCTGGTTGGTTTTATTTATATCGTTCGCAAAGGGGCATTAAAGTGGGAATGA
- a CDS encoding NADH-quinone oxidoreductase subunit B: protein MSENQIQKVTQSTEKLEGYEGYGFLATSLEKAVGMARKNSLWPLPFATSCCGIEFMSTMSSHYDLGRFGSERLSFSPRQADLLMVMGTIAKKMGPILRQVYEQMAEPKWVLAVGACASSGGVFDSYSVLQGIDRIIPVDIYVPGCPPRPEQILMGVMKIQELAESESLRRRNSPEYLALLESYGIK, encoded by the coding sequence ATGTCAGAAAATCAAATTCAGAAAGTTACGCAGTCAACTGAAAAATTAGAAGGCTATGAAGGATATGGTTTCTTAGCAACTTCATTAGAAAAAGCAGTTGGGATGGCACGTAAAAACTCCTTATGGCCGCTTCCATTTGCGACTTCATGTTGCGGAATAGAGTTTATGTCAACCATGTCTTCACATTACGACCTTGGGCGATTCGGTTCCGAGCGTTTGAGTTTTTCTCCTCGTCAGGCAGACTTGCTGATGGTGATGGGAACTATTGCAAAAAAAATGGGACCTATACTGCGCCAAGTATATGAGCAAATGGCTGAACCTAAATGGGTATTAGCTGTAGGCGCATGCGCCAGTTCGGGCGGTGTATTTGACTCATACAGTGTACTTCAAGGTATTGACCGCATTATTCCGGTCGATATTTACGTTCCGGGATGCCCTCCCAGACCCGAACAAATTTTAATGGGCGTAATGAAAATTCAGGAATTAGCCGAGAGCGAATCACTTAGAAGAAGAAATTCGCCCGAATATCTGGCATTGCTGGAGAGTTATGGTATCAAATAA
- a CDS encoding NADH-quinone oxidoreductase subunit C: MFNTIEPEEFEEMLHNQFADNIVYVGKQYDISEAEITLDKIKDAIQWMKEQGFTFLTSCNGIHYPHTEKVFCMVYHLYNMQRNLRVRLKVSNPIDPPHFPTITDIFPAANWMEREAYDFFGFKFDGHPDLRRILNEDSMEGWPLRKEYPLEDQARFDKDDKMFGR; the protein is encoded by the coding sequence ATGTTTAATACAATAGAACCCGAGGAATTTGAAGAGATGCTTCACAATCAATTTGCCGACAACATTGTCTATGTAGGCAAACAATATGACATCTCCGAGGCAGAAATCACATTAGACAAAATCAAGGATGCAATACAATGGATGAAAGAGCAAGGTTTCACTTTCCTCACTTCCTGTAATGGCATTCACTATCCTCATACTGAGAAAGTATTTTGCATGGTCTATCATCTATATAATATGCAGCGCAATCTTAGAGTTCGCCTCAAAGTTTCCAACCCCATTGACCCACCTCACTTTCCAACCATCACGGATATTTTTCCGGCTGCTAACTGGATGGAACGAGAAGCTTACGACTTCTTCGGATTCAAATTTGACGGGCATCCTGATTTGAGAAGAATTTTAAACGAAGATAGTATGGAAGGCTGGCCTCTGCGCAAGGAATATCCGCTCGAGGATCAAGCCCGATTTGATAAAGACGACAAAATGTTTGGCAGATAA
- a CDS encoding NADH-quinone oxidoreductase subunit D has protein sequence MLEKKEATADISEKDYTYLNLGPTHPATHGIFQNVLKMDGEIIVEATPTIGYIHRAFEKIAERRPYYQYTPITDRLNYCSAPINNMGWHMSVEKLLGIQLPKRVEYLRVIIMELSRISDHIICNSVIGVDSGAMTGFLYIYQFRELIYEVYEQICGGRLTSNIGRIGGLERDFSQTAWLKIDNILKELPKALKEFEALLVRNRIFMDRTINCGPISAEKALAYSFTGPNLRAAGVDYDVRVMSPYSSYEEFDFKIPVGTRGDTYDRFMVREQEMWESISIIKQAIQKVEKLEDKTTYHADVPEYYLPEKDDVYNKMEALIYHFKVVYGETAIPKGEVYHCVEGGNGELGFYIVSDGGRTPYRMHIRRPCFIYYQAYPEMIKGAYLSDAILTMSSMNVIAGELDA, from the coding sequence ATGTTAGAGAAAAAAGAAGCCACCGCTGACATATCAGAAAAGGACTATACCTATCTCAACTTAGGTCCCACACATCCGGCAACACACGGCATTTTCCAGAATGTACTTAAAATGGATGGGGAAATAATTGTTGAAGCCACACCCACAATAGGTTATATACACCGCGCATTTGAAAAAATAGCAGAAAGAAGACCCTATTACCAATATACCCCCATCACAGACCGATTAAATTATTGCTCCGCCCCTATCAACAACATGGGATGGCACATGTCTGTAGAAAAACTTCTGGGTATTCAACTACCCAAACGCGTAGAATACCTGAGGGTTATTATTATGGAACTTTCACGCATCTCCGATCACATCATTTGCAATTCAGTAATTGGGGTCGATAGCGGAGCCATGACCGGATTTTTGTATATTTATCAGTTCAGAGAGTTGATTTATGAAGTATATGAACAAATATGCGGTGGAAGGCTAACCTCTAATATTGGCAGAATTGGAGGCTTGGAAAGAGATTTCTCTCAAACTGCTTGGCTCAAAATCGACAATATCTTGAAAGAACTACCCAAAGCACTCAAAGAATTTGAGGCTTTGTTGGTGCGCAACCGTATCTTCATGGATAGGACCATCAACTGCGGACCCATTTCTGCTGAAAAGGCTCTCGCCTATTCTTTTACAGGTCCCAATCTTAGAGCAGCCGGAGTAGATTATGACGTAAGAGTGATGAGCCCTTATTCCTCTTATGAAGAATTTGATTTTAAAATTCCGGTAGGAACTCGCGGTGACACCTATGACAGGTTTATGGTAAGAGAACAAGAGATGTGGGAAAGCATTAGTATTATTAAACAAGCGATACAAAAAGTAGAAAAATTAGAAGATAAAACTACCTACCATGCGGATGTTCCGGAATATTATCTGCCTGAAAAAGACGATGTTTATAATAAAATGGAAGCATTGATTTATCATTTCAAGGTTGTCTATGGTGAAACCGCTATTCCAAAAGGCGAGGTTTATCATTGTGTGGAAGGAGGAAATGGAGAATTAGGATTTTACATTGTCAGCGATGGCGGCCGTACACCCTACAGAATGCACATTCGCAGACCTTGTTTTATTTATTATCAGGCATACCCGGAGATGATAAAAGGAGCTTATCTGAGCGATGCCATATTAACAATGAGTTCAATGAATGTAATAGCAGGCGAATTAGATGCCTAA
- the nuoE gene encoding NADH-quinone oxidoreductase subunit NuoE, with the protein MNETKEIQFSDEALALIAKITKHYPEGKEKSTILPVLHLAQAEFDGWLSPQVMDYVASLLKVQPIEVYEVATFYTMFNMQPVGKCVIEVCHTGPCWLMGAEDIVHYIENKLGIKKGETTADGMFTLKTVECLASCGTAPMMQIGETYHENLTLEKVDSVLDDCRKADIRRSHWEKEKIKS; encoded by the coding sequence ATGAATGAGACAAAAGAAATACAGTTTTCGGATGAAGCCTTAGCACTAATAGCAAAGATAACCAAGCACTATCCGGAAGGGAAAGAAAAATCAACCATTCTACCGGTACTTCATCTTGCACAAGCCGAATTTGACGGATGGTTAAGCCCGCAAGTAATGGACTATGTAGCATCGCTACTTAAAGTTCAACCCATTGAAGTATATGAAGTGGCAACTTTCTATACTATGTTTAATATGCAGCCCGTAGGCAAATGTGTAATTGAAGTGTGCCATACCGGACCTTGCTGGTTAATGGGTGCCGAAGACATTGTGCATTACATTGAAAATAAACTGGGTATCAAAAAAGGCGAAACTACAGCAGATGGAATGTTTACGCTAAAAACCGTTGAGTGCCTTGCCAGTTGCGGAACCGCACCTATGATGCAAATTGGCGAAACATATCATGAGAACCTAACATTAGAAAAAGTAGATTCTGTTCTGGATGATTGCCGAAAAGCAGATATCCGCAGATCACATTGGGAAAAAGAAAAAATTAAATCTTAA